One window of the Emcibacter sp. genome contains the following:
- a CDS encoding aldehyde dehydrogenase family protein, translating into MNKQEIFKSLDLTDADLTGGSLYVNSPGDGSLIGHIHVDSVEDADRKIHDSARAFKEWRTVPAPKRGELIRIFGNILREKKEALGALVTLECGKIYQEGLGEVQEMIDICDFAVGLSRQLYGLTIASERPGHKMREYWQPLGPVGIISAFNFPVAVWAWNTALAVVCGNSVIWKPSEKTPVTAIACQKLFERAIAEFGEAPEGLSQLIIGERNIGEELVNDRRVPLISATGSTRMGQAVGQKVAARFGKSILELGGNNAIIVTPNADLDLAFQGILFGAVGTCGQRCTSTRRLFVHNDVYDALVPRLKKAYSGLPLGDPLDEKTLVGPLIDEDSFDNMQKALEKAADEGGEIFGGGRAMQNLYPDAYYVHPAIVEMPESVDNVREETFAPILYIFKYTDLEEAIARQNDVPQGLSSAIFTRDVLEAELFTSEAGSDCGIANVNIGTSGAEIGGAFGGEKETGGGRESGSDAWKGYMRRMTSTLNYSKELPLAQGIKFGSDDD; encoded by the coding sequence ATGAACAAGCAAGAAATTTTCAAAAGCCTGGATCTGACAGACGCCGACCTCACGGGCGGATCACTTTATGTGAACAGTCCCGGCGACGGCAGCCTGATCGGTCATATCCATGTGGACAGCGTGGAAGACGCAGACCGCAAGATCCATGACAGTGCCCGGGCTTTCAAGGAATGGCGTACCGTTCCGGCTCCGAAACGGGGTGAACTGATCCGTATTTTCGGCAATATCCTGCGCGAAAAGAAAGAGGCGCTGGGCGCCCTTGTCACCCTCGAATGCGGCAAGATCTATCAGGAAGGCCTTGGCGAAGTTCAGGAGATGATCGATATCTGTGATTTTGCCGTCGGCCTCAGCCGTCAGCTTTACGGCCTGACCATTGCGTCCGAACGTCCCGGTCACAAGATGCGCGAATACTGGCAGCCGCTTGGTCCTGTCGGCATCATCAGCGCCTTTAACTTCCCGGTTGCCGTCTGGGCATGGAATACGGCCCTTGCCGTGGTCTGCGGCAACAGCGTGATCTGGAAACCGTCGGAAAAAACCCCGGTCACCGCCATTGCCTGTCAGAAACTGTTCGAACGCGCCATTGCTGAATTCGGCGAGGCACCGGAAGGCCTGAGCCAGTTGATCATCGGCGAACGCAATATCGGCGAAGAACTGGTCAACGACCGCCGGGTTCCGCTGATCAGCGCCACCGGCAGCACCCGCATGGGTCAGGCCGTGGGCCAGAAAGTGGCCGCCCGTTTCGGCAAGAGCATTCTGGAACTTGGCGGTAACAACGCCATCATCGTCACCCCCAACGCGGACCTTGACCTGGCCTTCCAGGGTATATTGTTCGGTGCCGTCGGCACCTGCGGCCAGCGCTGCACCTCTACCCGTCGCCTGTTCGTGCATAATGACGTCTATGACGCCCTGGTGCCGCGCCTGAAGAAAGCCTATAGCGGCCTTCCCCTCGGCGATCCGCTGGATGAGAAAACCCTGGTCGGTCCGCTGATTGACGAAGATTCCTTTGACAATATGCAGAAAGCGCTGGAAAAGGCCGCGGATGAGGGCGGAGAAATTTTCGGTGGCGGCCGGGCCATGCAGAACCTTTATCCCGATGCCTATTATGTGCATCCGGCCATTGTGGAAATGCCGGAAAGCGTCGACAATGTGCGCGAGGAAACCTTCGCCCCGATTCTCTATATTTTCAAATATACCGATCTGGAAGAGGCCATCGCCCGGCAGAATGACGTACCCCAGGGCCTGAGCTCCGCCATCTTCACTCGCGATGTGCTGGAAGCGGAACTGTTCACATCCGAGGCCGGCAGCGACTGCGGCATCGCCAATGTCAATATCGGCACCAGCGGCGCGGAAATCGGCGGCGCCTTCGGCGGCGAAAAGGAAACCGGCGGCGGCCGCGAAAGCGGCTCCGACGCCTGGAAAGGCTATATGCGCCGCATGACCAGCACGCTCAACTATTCCAAAGAGCTGCCGCTGGCCCAGGGCATCAAGTTCGGTTCTGACGACGACTAG
- a CDS encoding MFS transporter, which translates to MLKNQFYLLSIRRFLPLFLVQFLGAFNDNLFKNALVILITYRLAMEMEMNVAIAVTAAQGIFILPFFLFSALAGQLADKFEKTALIRRLKLLEILLMLLAAGGFWFGHFYLLMLTLFLMGCQSTFFGPLKYGILPDHLSEDELIPGNALVGGSTFLAILLGTIIGGLSILGEGGARMVSGLIIVTALAGFIASRAMPRTGSASPDLVVNWNIAGESLKIMRYARENHAVFHSIMGISWFWLLGATVLAQFPALTRNVLGGDEQVGTLFLGAFSLGIGVGALLCNKLLRGLVSARFVPLAALGMTLFCVDLYFASRTLLPPVEGSFLTVGQFLAEPKYWRILLDCGLISIFGGLYIVPLYALMQEKSAASHRSRMVAANNIFNAVFMVVGALATMFLLASGLSIPGVFLVLGLLTAATGFYIYRVLCGDVPSGKQGGGNNID; encoded by the coding sequence ATGTTGAAAAATCAGTTTTATCTTCTCTCCATTCGCCGGTTCTTACCGCTGTTCCTGGTTCAGTTTCTGGGGGCATTTAATGACAATCTGTTCAAGAATGCGCTGGTTATCCTGATCACCTACCGGCTTGCGATGGAAATGGAGATGAATGTGGCCATTGCCGTAACGGCGGCCCAGGGGATATTCATCCTGCCCTTTTTCCTTTTTTCCGCACTGGCCGGTCAACTGGCGGACAAGTTCGAGAAAACAGCCCTGATCAGACGTCTGAAGCTGCTGGAAATTCTGTTGATGCTGCTGGCCGCCGGCGGTTTCTGGTTCGGACATTTTTATCTTTTGATGCTGACCCTGTTTTTGATGGGCTGCCAGTCCACTTTCTTTGGCCCTTTGAAATACGGCATCCTGCCTGACCATTTGTCTGAAGACGAGCTTATCCCCGGCAATGCCCTGGTCGGGGGCAGCACCTTTCTGGCCATATTGCTCGGCACCATCATCGGCGGACTGTCCATTCTGGGCGAGGGTGGCGCCCGGATGGTTTCCGGGCTGATTATTGTGACTGCACTTGCAGGATTTATCGCCAGCCGGGCCATGCCCCGCACCGGCTCGGCCTCTCCCGATCTGGTCGTCAATTGGAATATCGCCGGTGAAAGCCTGAAGATCATGAGGTATGCGCGGGAAAATCACGCGGTCTTTCATTCCATCATGGGGATCTCCTGGTTCTGGCTGCTGGGGGCGACGGTGCTGGCCCAGTTTCCGGCCCTGACCCGCAATGTTCTGGGCGGGGACGAACAGGTGGGGACCTTGTTTCTCGGCGCCTTTTCCCTCGGGATCGGTGTCGGCGCCCTGCTGTGCAACAAGCTTCTCAGGGGCCTGGTTTCCGCCCGGTTTGTGCCGTTGGCGGCACTGGGCATGACGCTTTTCTGTGTGGATCTGTATTTTGCCAGCCGGACGCTTTTACCGCCGGTTGAGGGTAGTTTCCTGACCGTCGGCCAGTTTCTCGCAGAGCCGAAATACTGGCGTATATTGCTTGATTGCGGGCTGATTTCCATATTTGGCGGTCTTTATATCGTTCCGCTCTATGCGCTGATGCAGGAAAAAAGTGCGGCCTCCCACCGGTCCCGCATGGTGGCGGCAAACAATATTTTCAACGCTGTTTTTATGGTTGTCGGCGCCCTTGCCACCATGTTTCTTCTGGCCTCGGGGCTTTCCATTCCGGGGGTGTTTCTGGTGCTCGGCCTGCTGACGGCGGCGACCGGATTCTATATCTACCGGGTTCTTTGCGGTGACGTACCCTCAGGCAAGCAGGGCGGTGGCAACAACATTGACTAG
- a CDS encoding FeoA family protein, which yields MKYLSDLHIGDKAVITGFDTSRCPDQEFARDLEERLLEIGFEEGLHVEVLHEGLIGRDPLAVQVGRATIALRRIEADVVKIKDIPQGKTGHGSERVL from the coding sequence ATGAAATATCTTAGTGACCTTCATATTGGCGACAAGGCCGTTATCACCGGATTCGATACCTCCCGCTGCCCAGACCAGGAATTTGCCCGTGATCTGGAAGAGCGCCTGCTGGAAATCGGATTTGAAGAAGGACTTCATGTCGAAGTGTTGCATGAAGGACTGATCGGCCGGGATCCGCTAGCCGTTCAGGTCGGCCGGGCGACCATTGCCCTGCGCCGGATCGAGGCCGATGTTGTGAAGATCAAGGATATCCCCCAGGGTAAAACCGGGCATGGTTCAGAAAGGGTACTATAA
- a CDS encoding thiamine pyrophosphate-binding protein: MRHSGMKKNTQAAQSLVECLVANGTDTAFCVPGESYLAVLDALCDVRDSIKLITCRQEGGTATMAEAYGKLTGRPGVCFVTRGPGATNASIGVHTAFQDSSPMIMFIGQVARDQFDREAFQEVDYRQMFGPLCKWVAEIRDADRIPEYINRAYHVAVSGRPGPVVLALPEDMLVEALPANHVTPLPATPPKAAPDQTTLNKLAEELANAEHPVMILGGHGWTREAVEDIQQFAEKQNLPTGCAFRFQDLFDNNHPNYMGDVGIGINPKLFKRIQGADLILNVGSRLGEMTSSGYSLLDIPFPKQKLVMVHTGAEETGHVYRAHLSFTCSLPEMAKALNKLPAENTNQRADLVASARADYESWNNPLGDLKGSKTGDVHLGEIYSYLNKAMPKDAILTNGAGNYAIWLHRFFRYSTFRSQLAPTSGAMGYALPAALAAKITAPDRPVVCFTGDGDFMMTCQELATAAHHNVPVTILLFNNGMYGTIRMHQERTYPDRVQATALTNPDFAALAKAYGLNGVKVSKTEEFAPAFEAALAADKTTLIEIIIDPQALTPGATLDDIRNR; encoded by the coding sequence ATGAGGCATTCCGGCATGAAAAAAAATACCCAGGCTGCGCAATCCCTTGTGGAATGTCTGGTCGCCAACGGCACCGACACCGCCTTCTGTGTTCCCGGCGAAAGTTATCTGGCCGTTCTTGACGCTCTTTGTGATGTGCGCGACAGCATCAAGCTGATTACCTGTCGCCAGGAAGGCGGCACCGCCACCATGGCCGAGGCCTACGGCAAACTGACCGGACGCCCCGGCGTCTGCTTTGTCACCCGCGGTCCCGGCGCCACCAATGCCAGCATCGGCGTGCATACTGCCTTTCAGGATTCCTCGCCGATGATCATGTTCATCGGCCAGGTGGCCCGGGACCAGTTTGACCGGGAAGCCTTCCAGGAAGTGGATTACCGGCAGATGTTCGGCCCCCTGTGTAAATGGGTGGCGGAAATCCGCGATGCGGACCGGATCCCGGAATATATCAACCGCGCCTATCATGTGGCCGTGTCCGGCCGGCCCGGCCCTGTAGTTCTGGCCCTGCCCGAGGACATGCTGGTCGAGGCCCTGCCGGCAAACCATGTCACCCCGCTTCCGGCCACACCGCCGAAAGCCGCCCCTGACCAGACCACCCTGAACAAACTTGCCGAAGAACTGGCAAACGCCGAACACCCGGTGATGATCCTCGGTGGTCACGGCTGGACCAGAGAGGCGGTAGAAGACATCCAGCAGTTTGCTGAAAAACAGAACCTGCCGACCGGCTGCGCTTTCCGTTTCCAGGACCTGTTTGATAATAACCACCCCAATTATATGGGCGATGTGGGAATCGGTATTAACCCCAAACTGTTCAAACGCATCCAGGGCGCCGACCTGATCCTCAATGTGGGCTCCCGACTCGGCGAAATGACCAGCAGCGGTTACAGCCTTCTGGACATTCCCTTCCCGAAACAGAAGCTGGTTATGGTTCATACTGGTGCGGAAGAGACCGGCCATGTCTACCGGGCGCACTTAAGCTTTACCTGTTCGCTGCCGGAAATGGCAAAGGCCCTGAACAAATTGCCAGCCGAAAATACCAACCAGCGCGCCGACCTTGTAGCCAGCGCCCGGGCAGATTATGAAAGCTGGAACAATCCGCTAGGTGACCTCAAAGGCAGCAAAACCGGCGACGTTCATCTGGGTGAAATTTACAGCTATCTCAACAAAGCCATGCCGAAAGATGCCATCCTCACCAATGGCGCTGGAAACTATGCCATCTGGCTGCATCGCTTTTTCCGCTATTCCACTTTCCGGAGTCAACTTGCCCCCACAAGCGGCGCCATGGGATATGCCCTGCCGGCGGCCCTTGCGGCCAAGATAACTGCACCTGACAGACCCGTGGTCTGCTTTACCGGTGACGGGGATTTCATGATGACCTGCCAGGAACTGGCCACGGCCGCCCATCATAATGTTCCTGTCACCATTCTGCTGTTTAATAACGGCATGTATGGTACCATAAGGATGCATCAGGAAAGAACCTACCCGGACAGGGTGCAGGCAACGGCCCTGACCAACCCGGATTTCGCCGCTCTTGCCAAAGCCTATGGCCTGAACGGTGTGAAAGTAAGTAAAACGGAGGAGTTTGCCCCGGCCTTTGAAGCGGCCCTGGCGGCGGACAAAACCACATTGATCGAAATCATTATCGATCCACAGGCCCTGACACCGGGCGCCACACTGGACGATATTAGAAACAGATAA
- a CDS encoding sirohydrochlorin chelatase: MIKKQGILLVSHGSRSPRPAEEKAALTAKLQMLYPHVTVRAAYLELAEPSVMQGLLEFEQEGVKELLVLPLMLFPATHVSEDIPDILQNYRMAGGSMKVHYGTEIGASDRIISAAAEAIRQTDGVTGRLVLLVKGSSNPVVAKRGKEVLERLQEMLQITQGRLCFTGNKRPSLAATLIEAAADDVEDISVCPFFLFSGRLLDRAENSVEGFVAANPEINVKIAPVLYDQPGVLDALADQIFF, translated from the coding sequence ATGATAAAAAAACAGGGTATATTGCTGGTCAGTCATGGCAGCCGGTCCCCGCGACCGGCAGAGGAAAAGGCTGCGCTGACCGCCAAACTGCAGATGCTCTATCCCCATGTCACTGTCCGGGCAGCCTATCTCGAACTGGCGGAACCTTCGGTCATGCAGGGCCTGCTGGAATTCGAACAGGAGGGCGTGAAGGAACTTCTGGTCCTGCCGCTGATGCTGTTTCCAGCCACCCATGTGTCGGAGGATATTCCCGATATCCTGCAGAACTATCGTATGGCAGGCGGCAGCATGAAAGTTCATTACGGCACCGAAATAGGAGCAAGCGACAGGATTATTTCTGCAGCGGCAGAGGCCATTCGTCAGACAGACGGCGTGACGGGCCGCCTTGTCCTGCTGGTCAAGGGGTCCTCTAATCCTGTCGTAGCCAAACGAGGCAAGGAGGTTCTTGAGCGCCTGCAGGAAATGTTGCAGATTACCCAAGGCCGGCTGTGTTTTACCGGAAACAAGCGCCCCAGCCTTGCCGCTACACTGATAGAGGCGGCCGCGGACGACGTAGAAGACATTTCCGTTTGCCCCTTTTTCCTCTTTTCCGGCCGATTACTTGACCGGGCAGAGAATAGTGTCGAGGGTTTTGTCGCTGCAAATCCGGAGATCAATGTGAAAATAGCGCCAGTCCTGTATGATCAGCCGGGCGTGCTTGACGCCCTGGCCGATCAGATCTTCTTTTAA
- a CDS encoding aldo/keto reductase: protein MTSLTRKEFLKLTGAAGLTLAGGLTTPAVAGTFITKMLKKPIPVSGELLPVVGFGTSQVFNVGRSEEERAPLLETLKVLYEAGGSMIDTAPMYGPAEAVVGDLVARLNTRNKSFIATKVLQNGKQEGIDQMEASFRKLKTSQVDLMQVHNLVDWEIQLETLREMKEKKKIRYIGITHYTDSGTEELIKIMKKEQLDFVQCQYAMNARLVEEELLPLAMERKIAVIVNRPFGRGALFRQVKGKSLPDWAGEMDITSWAQYFLKYLLGHPAVNCVIPGTGRPDYARDNVMAGMSPLPDEKQRKRMLEYLQTL from the coding sequence ATGACTTCCCTGACCAGAAAAGAGTTTCTCAAACTCACCGGCGCTGCCGGGCTGACCCTGGCCGGCGGCCTGACCACACCAGCAGTTGCCGGAACATTTATCACGAAAATGCTTAAAAAACCGATCCCGGTCAGTGGAGAGCTTCTGCCGGTTGTCGGCTTTGGCACCTCCCAGGTCTTTAATGTGGGCCGAAGCGAGGAAGAGCGTGCCCCGTTGCTGGAGACCCTGAAAGTTCTGTATGAGGCCGGCGGGTCCATGATTGATACCGCGCCCATGTACGGGCCGGCCGAAGCTGTCGTCGGTGATCTGGTCGCCCGGCTCAATACCCGCAATAAAAGCTTTATCGCCACCAAGGTCCTGCAAAACGGCAAGCAGGAGGGCATTGATCAGATGGAAGCCTCCTTCCGCAAATTGAAAACCAGCCAGGTTGACCTGATGCAGGTGCATAACCTGGTCGACTGGGAAATCCAGCTTGAGACCCTGCGGGAAATGAAAGAAAAGAAGAAGATCCGCTATATCGGCATCACCCATTATACCGACAGCGGCACCGAAGAGCTGATCAAAATCATGAAAAAGGAACAGCTTGATTTTGTCCAGTGCCAGTATGCCATGAATGCCCGACTGGTGGAGGAGGAGCTTCTGCCGCTGGCGATGGAAAGAAAGATCGCCGTCATTGTCAATCGCCCCTTCGGGCGCGGCGCCCTGTTCCGGCAGGTGAAGGGCAAAAGCCTTCCGGACTGGGCCGGCGAAATGGACATTACCAGCTGGGCCCAGTACTTCCTCAAATATCTTCTGGGTCATCCGGCAGTGAATTGTGTCATTCCCGGCACCGGCCGCCCGGACTATGCCCGCGACAATGTGATGGCCGGCATGAGCCCGCTGCCGGATGAAAAACAGAGGAAAAGGATGCTGGAGTATCTGCAGACCCTTTAA
- a CDS encoding Lrp/AsnC family transcriptional regulator, translating to MKLQDNEKKLLSLLKINSRLSAAELGRKLGLARSTIHMMLQKLEEKVIDCYTITLKPEAQGGTIRSYVMVTRDPKKTQEVEKALEQIPEVACLSTVAGNYDFIALVHTDSHPHLDEILTRIAMMPGIIKTETHIVLSAKFDRRAEL from the coding sequence ATGAAACTCCAGGACAATGAAAAGAAGCTCCTGTCCCTGCTGAAAATCAACAGCAGGCTGAGCGCAGCAGAGCTGGGCCGGAAACTCGGACTGGCCCGCTCCACCATCCATATGATGCTGCAGAAGCTGGAAGAAAAAGTCATCGACTGCTATACTATCACCCTGAAACCTGAAGCACAGGGCGGCACCATCCGCAGCTATGTAATGGTCACCCGGGATCCCAAGAAAACCCAGGAAGTCGAGAAGGCTCTGGAACAGATTCCGGAGGTCGCCTGCCTCAGCACCGTTGCCGGAAACTATGATTTTATCGCCCTCGTTCATACGGACAGCCATCCCCACCTGGACGAGATCCTGACCAGGATCGCCATGATGCCGGGAATCATAAAAACCGAGACGCATATCGTCCTGTCGGCCAAATTTGACCGACGGGCCGAACTGTAA
- the feoB gene encoding ferrous iron transport protein B — MNDLRIALVGTPNCGKSSLFNMLTGSRQKVANYPGVTVEKRSGYYLSNTGRRIGLIDLPGIYSLKDRTLDEKISRQVITGKHPDEEQPDFLLCVADSTNLRVHLRLVLEVKELGLPIILVLNMHDLAERDQIRIDAEKLSEELGVPVITTVAVRQTGMMELKKILDRDLRELSHLQPLEHKTHSTTRDLQRHARQLAERVLLSEGRQHRITRQIDQVVLNPFAGPVIFFALLFIMFQAVFSWAEAPMELIDDSIVSLQELAAEKLPDGWLLSLLNDGVLAGVGSVVIFLPQILVLFAFILFLEASGYMARAAFIMDRLMEKVGLNGRAFIPLLSSFACAIPGIMATRTIENARDRLTTIMIAPLMTCAARLPVYTLIIAAFIPNQKVWGPIGLQGLVMFILYLAGIVSALIVAGVMKKTLTKGAAQPFLMELPKYQMPLLKNLLIGLYERGRIFMRRAGTIIMTTTVLLWFLASFPKAPPGSSNPDIYYSFAGMIGKFLEKIFAPLGFNWEISIALVPGMAAREVAVAALGTVYSLSGDEDQVAESLSGLLQGAWPLPTALAFLTWYIYAPQCFATLAVVRRETNSWGWTFFLAGYLFGLAYFMAWLVNVVATALLA, encoded by the coding sequence ATGAATGATCTTCGTATTGCCCTCGTAGGAACCCCCAATTGCGGAAAAAGCTCGCTGTTCAACATGCTGACCGGCAGCCGCCAGAAAGTGGCCAACTATCCCGGGGTAACTGTAGAAAAAAGATCCGGTTATTATTTAAGCAACACCGGACGCCGCATCGGCCTGATTGACCTGCCCGGCATTTACAGCCTCAAGGACCGGACACTGGATGAAAAAATCAGCCGACAGGTCATCACCGGCAAACACCCGGACGAAGAGCAGCCTGATTTTCTCTTGTGTGTGGCCGACAGTACAAACCTTCGGGTTCACCTCAGGCTTGTGCTGGAAGTCAAGGAACTCGGCCTGCCGATTATTCTGGTTCTCAACATGCATGATCTGGCGGAACGCGATCAGATCCGTATTGATGCGGAAAAGCTTTCAGAAGAACTTGGCGTGCCGGTCATCACCACCGTGGCCGTTCGCCAGACCGGCATGATGGAACTGAAGAAGATCCTCGACCGGGACCTCAGGGAATTGTCCCACCTCCAGCCCCTGGAGCATAAAACCCACAGCACCACAAGGGACCTGCAACGGCATGCCCGGCAGCTGGCGGAACGTGTTCTGCTGTCCGAAGGTCGCCAGCATAGGATCACCCGGCAAATCGATCAGGTGGTTCTTAACCCCTTTGCCGGACCGGTGATCTTTTTCGCCCTGCTGTTTATCATGTTTCAGGCCGTGTTCAGCTGGGCCGAGGCACCAATGGAGCTGATAGATGACAGCATCGTCTCGCTGCAGGAACTGGCGGCCGAGAAGTTGCCGGACGGCTGGCTGCTCAGCCTGCTCAACGACGGCGTGCTCGCCGGCGTCGGAAGCGTGGTGATTTTTCTGCCTCAGATCCTTGTTCTGTTCGCCTTCATCCTGTTTCTGGAGGCGTCAGGTTATATGGCCCGGGCCGCCTTTATCATGGACCGGCTGATGGAAAAAGTGGGCCTTAACGGACGCGCCTTTATCCCGCTGCTCAGCAGCTTTGCCTGCGCCATCCCGGGGATAATGGCCACCAGGACCATCGAAAATGCCCGGGACCGGCTGACGACAATCATGATTGCGCCGCTGATGACCTGTGCCGCACGATTGCCGGTTTATACCCTGATCATCGCCGCTTTTATCCCCAACCAAAAGGTATGGGGCCCCATTGGCCTGCAGGGCCTTGTCATGTTCATCCTTTATCTGGCCGGTATCGTCAGCGCCCTGATCGTCGCCGGCGTCATGAAGAAAACCCTGACAAAAGGCGCCGCCCAGCCGTTCCTCATGGAACTGCCCAAATACCAGATGCCGCTGCTCAAGAATCTGCTGATCGGGCTTTACGAACGGGGACGGATCTTCATGCGCCGGGCCGGCACGATTATCATGACCACCACCGTACTGCTCTGGTTCCTGGCCAGTTTCCCCAAGGCCCCCCCGGGCTCTTCCAACCCGGACATCTATTACAGCTTTGCCGGCATGATCGGGAAATTCCTGGAAAAAATCTTCGCCCCGCTGGGATTCAACTGGGAAATCTCCATCGCCCTGGTGCCCGGCATGGCCGCCCGTGAAGTGGCCGTGGCTGCCCTTGGCACCGTCTATTCCCTGAGCGGGGATGAAGACCAGGTTGCCGAAAGCCTTTCAGGGTTATTGCAGGGCGCCTGGCCGCTGCCGACTGCTCTGGCGTTCCTGACATGGTATATTTATGCCCCGCAGTGTTTTGCCACGCTGGCCGTGGTCCGGCGGGAGACCAACAGCTGGGGCTGGACGTTCTTCCTGGCCGGCTACCTGTTTGGCCTGGCTTATTTCATGGCCTGGCTAGTCAATGTTGTTGCCACCGCCCTGCTTGCCTGA
- a CDS encoding IS1595 family transposase, which yields MCDITDPIFTNADKAREHLESIRWPDGAVCPHCKAADNRKLVGKSHRPGLYQCNHCRQQFSVTVGTVFERSKVPLNKWLLAVHLMAASKKGMSAHQLHRMLGVTYKTAWFMAHRIREAMTEGMFTPMGGDGDIVEVDETFIGHDKTKKPKGVKKGRGYQHKYKVLTLVERQGRARSFHVDEVNAKTIVPILRQEIDRKSHIMTDEAGQYKHLKGDFGNHDFVRHGQGEYGRGPIHTNTIEGYFSIFKRGMKGVYQHCAKHHLHRYLAEFDFRYNGRDITDVERRDEALRSISGKRLTYRRINETAYA from the coding sequence ATGTGCGATATAACCGACCCGATTTTCACTAATGCCGACAAAGCCCGCGAACATTTAGAGTCTATTCGCTGGCCTGACGGCGCTGTTTGCCCCCATTGTAAAGCTGCCGATAACCGGAAGCTTGTTGGTAAATCACACCGACCGGGGCTTTATCAGTGTAATCATTGCCGCCAGCAATTCTCCGTTACTGTAGGCACCGTGTTTGAGCGTTCAAAGGTTCCGCTTAACAAATGGCTTCTGGCTGTTCACCTCATGGCCGCTTCCAAGAAGGGTATGAGCGCACATCAGTTGCACCGTATGCTCGGCGTTACCTATAAAACCGCTTGGTTTATGGCTCACCGTATCCGTGAGGCCATGACCGAAGGCATGTTCACTCCTATGGGCGGTGACGGCGACATCGTAGAAGTCGATGAAACCTTTATCGGCCACGACAAAACCAAAAAACCCAAAGGCGTCAAGAAAGGCCGTGGCTACCAGCACAAGTATAAAGTCCTGACACTGGTAGAACGTCAGGGCCGCGCTCGTTCCTTCCATGTAGACGAAGTGAACGCCAAAACAATCGTTCCGATCCTGCGCCAAGAGATTGACCGCAAATCCCACATCATGACTGACGAAGCTGGCCAGTACAAACACCTCAAAGGTGATTTTGGCAATCATGACTTCGTGCGCCACGGTCAGGGCGAATATGGTCGTGGTCCGATCCATACCAACACCATTGAAGGTTATTTCAGCATCTTCAAGCGTGGCATGAAAGGCGTTTACCAACATTGCGCCAAACATCACCTGCACCGTTATCTGGCAGAGTTTGATTTCCGCTACAATGGTCGTGACATTACCGATGTTGAACGTCGTGACGAAGCTCTGCGTTCAATCTCAGGTAAGCGCCTTACATATCGGCGGATTAACGAAACCGCTTACGCATAG
- a CDS encoding SDR family NAD(P)-dependent oxidoreductase: MSFDFTGRVAVVTGAGGGLGRCHALALAARGCAVVVNDLGGDVRGEGGSDSAAQAVVREITDNGGKALAHGGNVTSFEDMQDMVDKTVAEFGRLDILVNNAGILRDKTFAKMDLADFRTVVDVHLMGSVNATKAALPVMQEQEYGRIIVTTSSSGMYGNFGQSNYGAAKAALSGFMNSMKLETAKFGIRVNALLPVAATRMTESIIPEEMLSLLKPELVSPAVVFMASDEAPTGEIISAGAGTFSRSVVVETNSVYLGEEPTPEMIRENWDKISDISTAKPLGSGSEHTQKVLAAVFEGRKK, encoded by the coding sequence ATGTCCTTTGATTTTACCGGCCGGGTGGCCGTCGTAACAGGTGCCGGCGGTGGTCTGGGCAGGTGTCATGCCCTGGCGCTGGCGGCGCGAGGCTGTGCCGTGGTGGTTAATGACCTTGGTGGGGATGTGCGCGGCGAAGGCGGTTCCGACTCGGCGGCCCAGGCGGTGGTCCGGGAAATCACCGACAACGGCGGCAAGGCGCTGGCGCATGGCGGCAATGTCACCTCCTTCGAGGATATGCAGGATATGGTCGACAAAACGGTCGCCGAATTCGGGCGGCTGGATATTCTGGTCAATAACGCCGGTATCCTGCGGGACAAGACCTTTGCCAAGATGGATCTGGCCGATTTCCGAACCGTAGTGGATGTGCATCTGATGGGATCGGTCAATGCCACCAAGGCGGCCCTGCCGGTGATGCAGGAACAGGAGTATGGCCGAATCATCGTCACCACTTCCTCAAGCGGCATGTATGGAAATTTCGGCCAGAGCAACTATGGTGCGGCCAAGGCGGCGCTCAGCGGTTTCATGAACAGCATGAAGCTGGAGACAGCGAAATTCGGCATCAGGGTCAATGCCCTGCTGCCGGTGGCGGCCACCCGCATGACCGAGTCCATCATCCCCGAGGAAATGCTGTCGCTGCTTAAACCGGAACTGGTGTCCCCGGCGGTGGTTTTCATGGCCAGCGACGAGGCGCCGACCGGCGAAATTATTTCCGCCGGGGCAGGAACCTTCTCCCGCTCGGTAGTGGTGGAAACCAACAGCGTTTATCTGGGGGAGGAACCGACGCCGGAAATGATCCGGGAAAACTGGGATAAAATTTCCGACATCAGCACCGCTAAACCGCTCGGCAGCGGCAGCGAACATACGCAAAAAGTGCTGGCCGCCGTCTTTGAAGGGCGCAAGAAATAA